One window of the Staphylococcus equorum genome contains the following:
- a CDS encoding MepB family protein produces MFEEYASKKLINKMDEMVNDFSPVNFEIEKWNREYEGFNFSLTHHTFKSRLAKKTPKKTGYFVAMWQKNEIAKNIPFNCENSKDYLVINIIDGARTGQFIFPKDILLANGIITSTKHKGKMAMRVYPHWESNLNKTALKTQKWQSPYFLDLSTTLNEKDICTYYEIK; encoded by the coding sequence ATGTTTGAAGAATATGCTTCTAAAAAGTTAATAAATAAAATGGATGAAATGGTAAATGACTTTTCCCCAGTTAATTTTGAAATTGAAAAATGGAATCGTGAGTATGAAGGTTTTAATTTTAGCTTAACTCATCACACTTTTAAAAGTCGTTTAGCTAAGAAGACACCTAAAAAAACTGGTTATTTCGTTGCAATGTGGCAAAAAAATGAAATAGCTAAAAATATCCCTTTTAATTGCGAGAATTCTAAAGATTACTTGGTTATTAATATTATTGATGGTGCCCGTACAGGACAATTTATTTTCCCGAAAGATATCTTGTTAGCAAACGGCATAATAACATCTACTAAACACAAAGGAAAAATGGCAATGCGTGTTTATCCGCATTGGGAATCCAATTTGAATAAGACTGCACTAAAAACACAAAAGTGGCAAAGCCCTTACTTTTTAGATTTATCTACCACCCTCAATGAAAAAGATATCTGTACATATTATGAGATAAAGTAA
- a CDS encoding glycerol-3-phosphate dehydrogenase/oxidase, which translates to MSLSTLKREQIKKELKNDAYDVVIIGGGITGAGIALDASNRGMKVALVEMQDFAQGTSSRSTKLVHGGLRYLKQLQVGVVAETGRERAIVYENGPHVTTPERMLLPLHKGGSMGKFTTSIGLGVYDRLAGVKKAERKTMLNAKETLAKEPLVKKAGLKAGGSYVEYRTDDARLTIEVMKRAEEKGATIINHTKSVHFTYDSNETVNGIQVEDQISNETYPIKAKKVINASGPWVDEVRSGDYARNNKELRLTKGVHVVIDQSKFPLGQAVYFDTENDGRMIFAIPREGKAYVGTTDTFYDNVKTSPLVNQEDRDYLIEAINYMFPDVNVSDEDIESSWAGVRPLILEEGKDPSEISRKDEVWEGKSGLLTIAGGKLTGYRHMAVEIVDLLAKRLKSEYKLTFDKAATKHLTISGGDVGGSKNFDKYIEQKVEDAKAYQIDEATARHFVSKYGSNAEELFKIAQTAQYQETGLPLDIYTELIYSIQNEMVHRPTDFFIRRTGKLYFKIDDVLNYKEQVIDVMAELLGYTNIQKELYTKELETAIKEAQTGNNQPAVKA; encoded by the coding sequence ATGAGTTTATCAACTTTAAAAAGAGAACAGATTAAGAAAGAATTGAAAAATGACGCTTATGACGTTGTGATTATCGGTGGCGGAATTACCGGAGCTGGGATTGCTTTAGATGCTAGTAACAGAGGTATGAAAGTCGCTTTAGTAGAGATGCAAGACTTTGCACAAGGTACAAGCTCACGTTCTACTAAATTAGTACATGGTGGCTTACGTTATTTAAAACAATTACAAGTAGGCGTGGTTGCAGAAACTGGTCGCGAACGTGCGATTGTTTATGAAAATGGTCCACATGTAACGACACCAGAACGTATGCTGTTACCATTGCATAAAGGCGGATCTATGGGTAAATTCACTACATCGATTGGTTTAGGCGTTTATGATAGATTAGCAGGTGTTAAAAAAGCTGAACGTAAAACAATGTTAAATGCAAAAGAAACACTTGCAAAAGAACCACTTGTTAAGAAAGCTGGTCTTAAAGCTGGTGGCTCTTATGTTGAATACCGTACAGATGATGCACGATTAACTATTGAAGTAATGAAACGTGCTGAAGAAAAAGGCGCTACTATCATTAACCATACAAAATCTGTTCATTTCACATATGACTCAAATGAAACAGTTAATGGTATTCAAGTAGAAGACCAAATTAGCAATGAAACTTACCCAATTAAAGCTAAAAAAGTTATCAATGCAAGTGGTCCATGGGTAGATGAAGTACGTAGTGGCGATTATGCACGTAATAATAAAGAATTACGTTTAACAAAAGGTGTTCATGTTGTAATTGATCAATCTAAATTCCCACTAGGTCAAGCTGTATACTTTGATACAGAAAACGATGGCCGTATGATTTTTGCTATTCCACGTGAAGGTAAAGCATATGTTGGTACTACAGATACATTTTATGACAATGTTAAGACATCACCGTTAGTTAACCAAGAAGATAGAGATTATTTAATTGAAGCAATTAACTATATGTTCCCTGATGTTAATGTATCTGATGAAGATATCGAATCATCATGGGCTGGTGTAAGACCACTTATTTTAGAAGAAGGTAAAGATCCTTCAGAAATTTCTCGTAAAGACGAAGTTTGGGAAGGTAAATCTGGTTTATTAACAATTGCAGGTGGTAAATTAACTGGTTACCGTCATATGGCAGTAGAGATTGTTGATTTATTAGCAAAACGCTTAAAATCAGAATATAAACTTACTTTTGATAAAGCGGCAACAAAACACTTAACAATCTCTGGTGGCGATGTAGGCGGCAGTAAAAACTTTGATAAATATATTGAACAAAAAGTTGAAGATGCAAAAGCTTATCAAATCGACGAAGCGACTGCACGTCACTTTGTATCTAAATATGGTTCAAACGCTGAAGAGTTATTCAAAATTGCACAAACTGCGCAATATCAAGAAACTGGTTTACCGTTAGATATCTACACAGAATTAATTTATTCAATTCAAAATGAAATGGTTCACCGTCCAACTGATTTCTTTATCCGTCGTACAGGTAAATTATATTTCAAAATTGATGATGTATTAAATTATAAAGAACAAGTAATCGATGTAATGGCTGAATTATTAGGCTATACAAACATTCAAAAAGAATTATATACAAAAGAATTAGAAACTGCGATTAAAGAAGCACAAACAGGTAATAACCAACCAGCAGTTAAAGCGTAA
- the glpK gene encoding glycerol kinase GlpK, which yields MKKYILSIDQGTTSSRAILFDQDGKIQGVAQREFKQYFPKSGWVEHDANEIWTSVLAVIAEVLNEENIGADQIASIGITNQRETAVVWDKHTSRPVYHAIVWQSRQTQSICQNLKDQGLESKFREKTGLLLDPYFAGTKVKWILDNVEGTREKAENGDLLFGTIDSWLVWKLSGGKAHITDYTNASRTLIYNIHDLEWDQELLDILEIPNSMLPEVKSSSEVYANTVDYHFFGKEVPISGIAGDQQAALFGQACFERGDAKNTYGTGGFMLMNTGEEAVTSKSGLLTTIAYGIDGKVNYALEGSIFVSGSAIQWLRDGLRMINSAPQSENYAERVESTEGVYVVPAFVGLGTPYWDAEARGAIFGLTRGTEKEHFIRATLESLCYQTRDVLEAMEKDSGIKVNNLRVDGGAVKNNFIMQFQSDILNVGVERPEISETTALGAAYLAGLAVGFWDSKDEIANRWKLDKQFNPDMVEQEREKHYKGWKKAVEATQVFKLDDE from the coding sequence ATGAAAAAATATATTTTGTCAATTGACCAAGGTACAACAAGTTCAAGAGCAATTCTTTTTGATCAAGATGGAAAAATCCAAGGTGTAGCACAACGTGAATTCAAACAATATTTTCCTAAATCAGGTTGGGTAGAGCATGATGCAAATGAAATTTGGACATCTGTTTTAGCAGTTATTGCTGAAGTGTTAAATGAAGAGAATATTGGCGCAGATCAAATCGCGAGTATCGGTATTACAAATCAACGTGAAACAGCAGTAGTATGGGATAAACATACGTCTCGCCCAGTATATCATGCAATTGTATGGCAATCTCGTCAAACACAAAGTATTTGTCAGAACTTAAAAGACCAAGGCTTAGAAAGTAAATTCCGTGAAAAAACAGGTCTTTTATTAGATCCTTATTTTGCAGGTACAAAAGTAAAATGGATACTTGATAATGTAGAAGGTACTAGAGAAAAAGCTGAAAATGGCGATTTATTATTCGGAACAATAGATTCATGGTTAGTATGGAAATTATCAGGTGGAAAAGCACATATCACAGATTATACAAATGCAAGTCGTACATTAATTTACAATATTCATGATTTGGAATGGGATCAAGAATTATTAGATATTTTAGAAATTCCAAATTCAATGCTCCCTGAAGTAAAATCTTCAAGTGAGGTTTATGCTAATACTGTAGATTATCATTTCTTCGGTAAAGAAGTGCCGATTTCTGGTATCGCTGGTGACCAACAAGCAGCATTATTCGGTCAAGCATGTTTCGAACGTGGTGATGCGAAAAACACTTATGGTACTGGTGGATTTATGTTAATGAATACAGGAGAAGAGGCAGTTACTTCTAAAAGTGGTTTATTAACGACTATTGCATATGGTATTGATGGTAAAGTCAACTATGCACTTGAAGGATCTATCTTTGTTTCAGGCTCTGCAATTCAATGGTTAAGAGATGGATTAAGAATGATTAATTCAGCACCACAATCAGAAAATTATGCAGAACGTGTTGAATCAACAGAAGGTGTTTATGTTGTGCCAGCATTTGTTGGTCTTGGTACACCGTACTGGGATGCAGAAGCACGAGGTGCTATTTTCGGACTTACACGCGGTACTGAAAAAGAACATTTCATCCGAGCTACTTTAGAATCATTATGTTATCAAACACGTGACGTATTAGAAGCTATGGAAAAAGATTCAGGTATCAAAGTAAATAATTTACGTGTTGATGGTGGCGCAGTTAAAAATAATTTCATCATGCAATTCCAATCTGATATCTTAAATGTTGGTGTTGAACGTCCAGAAATTAGTGAAACAACAGCATTAGGTGCAGCATACTTAGCTGGACTTGCAGTTGGATTCTGGGATAGTAAAGATGAAATTGCTAACCGTTGGAAGTTAGATAAGCAATTCAATCCAGATATGGTAGAACAAGAAAGAGAAAAACATTACAAAGGCTGGAAGAAAGCTGTAGAAGCTACTCAAGTCTTTAAATTAGACGATGAGTAA
- a CDS encoding MIP/aquaporin family protein yields the protein MSVYFAELLGTAILVLFGGGVVANVNLKRSNGNGADWIVIATGWGLAVTMGVYATGEISGAHLNPAVTLAFAMDGALSWGMVPGYIICQILGGIIGGTLVWLMYLAQWKATEDKDTKLAVFSTAPAIKNYFANFLSEIIGTAALTMGLLFIGMNKIADGLNPLIVGSLIVAIGLSLGGPTGYAINPARDLGPRIAHAILPIAGKGNSNWGYAIVPILGPITGGMMGAVIYRLFYKGAFDMMSVVSIVLLIVTIALGIALNKAKSAKGIESIY from the coding sequence ATGAGTGTATATTTTGCTGAATTATTGGGAACAGCAATATTAGTATTATTTGGGGGTGGCGTTGTTGCCAACGTTAATTTAAAACGAAGCAATGGTAACGGTGCTGATTGGATTGTAATTGCCACAGGTTGGGGACTTGCTGTAACCATGGGTGTTTATGCTACAGGTGAAATATCTGGTGCGCATTTAAATCCGGCCGTTACATTAGCGTTCGCAATGGACGGTGCATTAAGCTGGGGTATGGTTCCAGGATACATCATTTGTCAAATACTTGGTGGTATCATCGGTGGTACTTTAGTTTGGTTAATGTACTTAGCGCAATGGAAAGCAACTGAAGACAAAGATACAAAATTAGCTGTGTTTTCTACAGCACCAGCAATAAAAAATTACTTTGCCAACTTCTTAAGTGAAATTATTGGTACTGCTGCTTTAACAATGGGCTTATTATTCATTGGGATGAATAAAATTGCTGATGGTTTAAATCCACTAATTGTTGGTAGTTTAATCGTTGCTATCGGCTTAAGTTTAGGTGGTCCAACTGGATATGCCATTAATCCTGCTCGTGATTTAGGTCCACGTATTGCACATGCCATTTTACCAATTGCTGGAAAAGGTAACTCAAATTGGGGTTATGCAATTGTTCCAATTTTAGGGCCTATTACAGGTGGTATGATGGGTGCAGTTATTTATAGATTATTCTATAAAGGTGCTTTTGATATGATGTCTGTTGTATCAATAGTGTTGCTAATCGTAACAATTGCGCTTGGAATCGCTTTAAATAAAGCAAAAAGTGCAAAAGGTATCGAATCAATTTATTAA
- a CDS encoding S66 family peptidase yields the protein MIKPRKLLRGDTVAIVSLSSGLAGEDSILWRTKQGIERLESVFGLHVKVMPNALKGIKYVREHPELRASDLNEALQDSDVKAIISCIGGEDAIRILPYVDFQAIYDNPKIFSGYSDSTTVHMMFYKMGIVSFYGQALLTDFAENIEMDSFTINDIEKCWFNSSAIGERLPTPYTRPTGLEWKVENKNIARTKRDNQSYEVINGADIVSGHLIGGNLETFVSLIDTSIFPELEQFNHAILFLETSEDTPSPLEFSKMFNQLLQIGVLDKVEGIVFGKPFNQIYYEAYKNEILKIIKKSKNPNVPILYNLSFGHNEPKHSMPYGLSAKINCYTQQFEIKESAVIDF from the coding sequence ATGATAAAACCAAGAAAATTATTAAGAGGCGACACTGTTGCAATTGTATCTTTATCTTCTGGTTTAGCCGGAGAAGATTCGATTTTATGGCGAACTAAACAAGGAATCGAACGACTGGAATCCGTATTTGGTTTGCATGTGAAAGTCATGCCCAATGCACTCAAAGGTATTAAATATGTACGTGAACACCCTGAACTGCGTGCTTCTGATTTAAATGAAGCATTACAAGATAGTGATGTAAAAGCGATTATAAGTTGTATTGGTGGTGAAGATGCCATTCGAATATTACCTTATGTAGATTTTCAAGCAATTTACGATAACCCAAAAATTTTCTCGGGTTACTCTGATTCAACGACTGTCCACATGATGTTTTATAAAATGGGTATTGTTAGTTTTTATGGACAAGCCTTATTAACAGATTTTGCGGAGAATATAGAAATGGATAGCTTTACAATTAATGATATTGAAAAATGTTGGTTCAATAGTTCAGCGATTGGCGAACGATTGCCTACGCCTTATACAAGACCAACAGGATTAGAATGGAAAGTAGAAAATAAAAATATTGCTAGGACTAAACGAGATAACCAAAGTTATGAAGTTATAAATGGAGCCGATATTGTGAGTGGTCATTTAATCGGAGGTAATTTAGAAACGTTTGTGAGTTTGATAGATACTTCCATATTTCCGGAATTAGAGCAATTTAATCATGCGATACTTTTTTTGGAAACTTCAGAAGATACACCATCTCCTTTAGAATTTTCAAAAATGTTTAACCAATTATTACAAATAGGTGTGTTAGATAAAGTTGAAGGCATTGTTTTTGGTAAACCATTTAATCAAATATATTATGAAGCGTATAAAAATGAAATATTAAAAATTATTAAAAAAAGTAAAAATCCAAACGTTCCAATTTTATATAATTTGTCATTTGGACACAATGAGCCCAAGCACAGCATGCCTTATGGCTTATCAGCAAAAATAAATTGTTATACTCAGCAATTCGAAATTAAAGAAAGCGCTGTTATTGATTTTTAA
- a CDS encoding glycerol-3-phosphate responsive antiterminator: MKPYILPAIRSMKDLEKLIQTDYKECVLLDTHIGHIKSIMELMKKNNIEVYMHIDLIRGMSHDEFACEFIIQNYHPKGIVSTKTKVINKAKALNTTTVFRVFILDSHALTRSIELIKRVEPDFVEVLPGIATKAIKIINEETNTSVIAGGLINDVEEVDVAVENGAKYITTSDRDLW; the protein is encoded by the coding sequence ATGAAGCCATATATTTTACCGGCTATTCGCTCAATGAAAGATTTAGAAAAACTGATACAGACAGATTATAAAGAATGTGTGTTATTAGATACGCATATAGGTCATATCAAAAGCATTATGGAATTGATGAAGAAGAATAATATAGAAGTGTATATGCATATCGATTTAATTAGAGGTATGAGTCACGATGAATTTGCTTGTGAATTTATCATTCAAAACTACCATCCCAAAGGCATCGTATCAACAAAAACGAAAGTTATAAACAAAGCCAAAGCGTTGAATACGACTACTGTTTTTCGTGTATTTATTCTAGATAGTCATGCACTAACTAGAAGTATTGAGCTTATAAAACGTGTTGAACCTGACTTTGTTGAAGTGTTGCCTGGTATAGCAACAAAGGCAATAAAAATCATTAATGAAGAGACAAATACGTCTGTGATTGCTGGTGGTTTGATTAATGATGTTGAGGAAGTTGATGTTGCGGTGGAAAATGGTGCGAAATATATCACTACAAGCGATAGGGATTTATGGTAA
- the mutL gene encoding DNA mismatch repair endonuclease MutL: protein MGKIKELQTSLANKIAAGEVVDRPGSVVKELLENAIDAQATEINIEVEQSGVASIRVVDNGTGIHIEDLGLVFHRHATSKLDADDDLFHIRTLGFRGEALASISSVSKVTLKTCTDNQEGQEIYVENGEILNQKPAKAKQGTDILVESLFYNTPARLKYIKSLYTELGKITDIVNRMAMSHPDIRISLISDGRTILKTNGSGRTNEVMAEIYGMKVAKDLVHITGETSDYRLEGYVAKPEHSRSNKHYISIFINGRYIKNFLINKAILEGYHTLLMIGRFPICYINIEMDPILVDVNVHPTKLEVRLSKEDQLFELIVEKIREAFKDRILIPQNDMNKLTQKNKVLDKFEQQKIDFEKRKQQRDATHSTNLNFDLDDNQPNETNQSNQTLDNTFSNPNTTSNDSYSVKESTYDYAKTQRDVLTDMEEQDITDTLAPSEDVSEASDIKGSISSNPSQRIPYMEVVGQVHGTYIIAQNENGMFMIDQHAAQERIKYEYFREKIGDVSNEIQNLLIPLTFHFSKDELMIINQHVEELDKVGVHLEPFGGNDYIVDSYPVWFPAAEAEEIIKDMIEYVLEHKKVNVKKIREEAAIMMSCKKSIKANHYLKNNEMADLVNQLRETEDPFTCPHGRPIIINFSNYELERLFKRII from the coding sequence ATGGGTAAGATTAAAGAGTTGCAAACATCATTAGCGAATAAGATTGCTGCTGGGGAAGTTGTTGACCGTCCAGGTTCAGTAGTCAAAGAGTTATTAGAAAATGCCATTGACGCCCAAGCGACTGAAATCAATATCGAAGTTGAACAATCTGGCGTAGCATCTATTCGTGTAGTTGACAATGGTACGGGTATTCATATAGAAGATTTAGGTCTCGTCTTTCATCGACATGCAACAAGTAAACTAGATGCAGACGATGACTTGTTTCATATTCGCACACTTGGATTTCGTGGAGAAGCGTTAGCAAGTATCTCTTCTGTTTCCAAAGTGACACTGAAAACATGTACAGATAATCAAGAAGGCCAAGAGATTTATGTGGAAAATGGTGAAATTCTTAATCAAAAACCTGCAAAAGCGAAACAAGGTACTGATATATTGGTTGAATCATTATTTTATAATACACCAGCGCGCTTAAAATATATTAAAAGTTTATATACTGAATTAGGTAAAATTACAGATATCGTAAATCGTATGGCGATGAGTCATCCAGATATCCGTATTTCACTTATTTCAGATGGCAGAACGATTCTAAAAACAAATGGTTCAGGACGTACAAATGAAGTTATGGCAGAAATATATGGGATGAAAGTGGCTAAGGATTTAGTACACATTACGGGTGAAACAAGCGACTATCGCTTAGAAGGCTATGTTGCTAAACCAGAACATTCACGAAGTAATAAACATTATATATCTATTTTTATTAATGGTAGATATATAAAAAACTTTTTAATAAACAAAGCAATTTTAGAAGGCTATCATACACTGCTAATGATTGGCAGATTTCCAATTTGTTATATTAATATTGAAATGGATCCGATACTGGTAGACGTCAATGTGCATCCAACTAAATTAGAGGTGCGTTTATCTAAAGAAGATCAGTTGTTTGAACTGATCGTAGAAAAAATACGAGAAGCTTTTAAAGATCGTATTTTAATACCGCAAAATGATATGAATAAATTGACGCAGAAAAATAAAGTGCTGGATAAATTTGAACAACAGAAAATTGATTTTGAGAAACGCAAACAGCAAAGAGATGCTACACATTCAACGAATTTGAATTTTGACCTTGATGATAATCAGCCCAATGAAACAAATCAATCTAATCAAACCTTAGATAATACATTCTCAAATCCGAATACCACTTCAAACGATTCCTATTCAGTGAAAGAATCGACTTATGATTATGCTAAGACGCAAAGAGATGTGTTGACTGATATGGAAGAACAAGATATTACTGATACATTAGCACCTTCTGAAGATGTATCTGAGGCATCAGATATTAAAGGAAGTATCAGTAGCAACCCTTCACAGCGTATACCTTATATGGAAGTCGTAGGTCAAGTGCATGGCACATATATTATTGCGCAAAATGAGAACGGTATGTTTATGATTGATCAACATGCTGCACAGGAACGAATTAAATACGAATATTTTAGAGAAAAAATAGGCGATGTCTCTAATGAAATACAAAATTTATTAATTCCTTTAACTTTTCACTTCTCAAAAGACGAGTTGATGATTATCAATCAACACGTAGAAGAATTAGATAAAGTAGGCGTGCATTTAGAACCGTTTGGTGGTAATGATTATATTGTTGATAGTTATCCAGTGTGGTTTCCTGCTGCTGAAGCGGAAGAAATTATTAAAGATATGATTGAGTATGTCTTAGAGCATAAAAAAGTGAATGTTAAAAAAATACGTGAAGAAGCTGCTATTATGATGAGTTGTAAGAAATCAATTAAAGCAAATCACTATTTAAAAAATAATGAAATGGCAGATTTAGTGAATCAATTGAGAGAAACAGAAGATCCGTTTACATGTCCACATGGCAGACCGATAATCATTAATTTTTCAAATTATGAATTAGAACGCTTATTTAAGCGTATTATATAG
- the mutS gene encoding DNA mismatch repair protein MutS: MTNQTPMMQQYLKIKSQYQDCLLFFRLGDFYEMFFDDAKEASRVLEITLTKRDAKKTNPIPMCGVPYHAADGYIETLISNGYKVAICEQMEDPRQTKGMVRREVVRIVTPGTVMDKGGVDEKQNNYILSFVKDSAAYALSYCDVSTGELKVTHFEDEATLMNEITTINPNEIVVNENIGDDLKRQISLTTETITVLSEISDAQYNVNTMKEHNLFNATQLLLDYIYHTQKRDLSHIEAVVKYEAVDFMKMDFYAKRNLELTESIRLKTKKGTLLWLMDETKTPMGARRLKQWIDRPLIHKAHIESRLDTVEQFLNHFIERDTLRNHLNQVYDIERLVGRVSYGNVNARDLIQLKHSISEIPNIKNLLNDFDEQMTAQFKALEPLEELLGLLEESLKEEPPISVKEGGLFKTGFNSELDEYLEASKNGKSWLAELQAKERQRTGIKSLKISFNKVFGYFIEITRANLQGFDPTAFGYHRKQTLSNAERFITDELKEKEDIILGAEDKAIDLEYQLFVQLREKIKTYTERLQKQAKVISELDCLQSFAEIAQKYNYARPTFSEDKTLQLTNSRHPVVERVMDHNDYVPNDCELDQDTFVYLITGPNMSGKSTYMRQVAIISIMAQMGAYVPCESATLPVFDQIFTRIGAADDLVSGKSTFMVEMLEAQKALAHATENSLIIFDEIGRGTSTYDGLALAQSMIEYVANTSHAKTLFSTHYHELTTLDQSLSCLKNVHVAANEYKGELIFLHKVKDGAVDDSYGIQVAKLAHLPDEVISRAQVILDAFEQTDKQENQVVVNKLEVDSSIQDAQYSNVVEPVATYPEQSEYAKQDDKKNQFEQTAFELFDAPVEQSEIENEIKTLNLSNMTPIEALIKLSELQKQLK, translated from the coding sequence ATGACTAACCAAACTCCTATGATGCAACAGTATTTAAAAATAAAATCACAATATCAAGATTGTCTATTATTTTTTAGATTGGGCGATTTTTATGAAATGTTTTTTGATGATGCGAAAGAGGCGTCAAGAGTATTAGAAATCACTTTGACGAAAAGGGATGCCAAAAAAACGAACCCAATACCGATGTGTGGTGTACCTTATCATGCAGCAGATGGCTATATTGAAACATTGATTAGCAATGGATATAAAGTAGCTATATGTGAACAAATGGAAGATCCAAGACAGACTAAAGGTATGGTTCGTCGTGAAGTTGTTAGAATTGTTACTCCTGGAACGGTAATGGATAAAGGTGGCGTTGATGAAAAACAAAACAACTATATATTGAGTTTTGTGAAAGATAGTGCCGCTTATGCATTAAGTTATTGTGATGTTTCAACTGGAGAGTTGAAAGTTACACATTTCGAAGATGAAGCGACGCTAATGAATGAAATTACAACTATTAATCCTAATGAAATCGTCGTAAACGAGAATATTGGTGATGATTTAAAACGACAAATCAGTTTAACAACTGAAACGATAACGGTATTATCGGAAATTTCAGATGCACAATATAATGTAAATACTATGAAAGAACACAACTTGTTTAATGCGACACAATTGTTGTTAGATTATATATATCACACACAGAAAAGAGATTTATCCCATATTGAAGCAGTTGTTAAATATGAAGCGGTAGACTTTATGAAAATGGATTTTTACGCTAAACGAAATTTAGAATTAACAGAAAGTATTCGTTTAAAAACTAAAAAAGGAACATTGCTCTGGTTAATGGATGAGACTAAGACGCCAATGGGTGCCAGACGATTAAAACAGTGGATTGATAGACCACTTATCCATAAAGCACATATAGAATCTCGTTTAGATACAGTAGAACAGTTTCTTAATCATTTCATCGAAAGAGATACATTAAGAAATCATTTGAATCAAGTTTATGATATTGAACGCTTAGTAGGCCGTGTAAGTTATGGTAACGTCAATGCACGTGATTTAATTCAGTTGAAACATTCTATTTCAGAAATCCCAAATATTAAAAATCTACTTAATGATTTTGATGAACAGATGACTGCACAATTTAAAGCGCTAGAGCCTTTAGAAGAATTACTTGGCTTACTAGAAGAAAGTTTAAAAGAAGAACCACCAATCTCTGTAAAAGAAGGTGGCCTTTTTAAAACTGGTTTTAATAGTGAGTTAGACGAGTATTTAGAGGCATCTAAAAATGGAAAGTCATGGCTAGCTGAATTACAGGCAAAAGAACGCCAACGTACTGGCATTAAATCGTTAAAGATTAGTTTTAATAAAGTGTTTGGTTACTTTATTGAAATTACTAGAGCGAACTTACAAGGTTTCGACCCAACAGCATTTGGATATCATCGTAAGCAAACATTATCTAATGCAGAACGTTTTATCACAGATGAATTGAAAGAAAAAGAAGACATTATTCTTGGTGCTGAAGATAAAGCAATCGACTTAGAATATCAATTGTTTGTTCAACTAAGAGAAAAAATTAAAACCTATACAGAACGTTTACAAAAACAAGCAAAAGTTATATCAGAACTTGATTGTTTACAAAGTTTTGCAGAAATTGCACAAAAATATAACTATGCACGTCCAACTTTTAGCGAAGACAAAACACTACAATTAACCAATTCGCGTCATCCGGTTGTCGAACGCGTGATGGACCATAATGATTATGTGCCAAATGATTGTGAATTAGATCAAGATACATTTGTCTATTTAATAACTGGGCCTAATATGTCTGGTAAATCCACATATATGCGCCAAGTAGCCATAATTAGTATCATGGCTCAAATGGGAGCATACGTCCCTTGTGAATCGGCAACGCTCCCAGTCTTTGACCAGATATTTACAAGAATAGGCGCCGCAGATGATCTTGTATCAGGTAAAAGTACATTTATGGTTGAAATGTTAGAAGCGCAGAAAGCACTCGCACATGCGACAGAAAATAGTTTGATTATTTTTGATGAAATTGGAAGAGGTACTTCGACCTACGATGGATTAGCACTTGCACAATCAATGATAGAATATGTTGCGAATACGTCTCATGCTAAAACACTATTTTCTACGCATTATCATGAGTTAACAACTTTAGATCAGTCTTTATCTTGTTTGAAAAATGTGCATGTAGCAGCAAACGAATACAAAGGTGAACTTATCTTCTTGCATAAGGTTAAAGATGGCGCAGTAGATGATAGTTATGGTATTCAAGTAGCTAAATTAGCACATCTACCTGACGAAGTAATTTCACGTGCGCAAGTCATATTAGATGCGTTTGAACAGACTGACAAACAAGAAAACCAAGTCGTAGTTAACAAACTTGAAGTAGACTCAAGTATTCAAGATGCACAATACTCAAATGTAGTAGAACCAGTTGCAACATATCCTGAGCAATCGGAATATGCAAAACAGGATGATAAAAAAAATCAATTTGAACAAACAGCATTTGAACTATTTGATGCGCCGGTCGAGCAATCTGAAATAGAAAATGAAATTAAGACGTTGAATTTATCTAATATGACACCGATAGAAGCATTAATTAAATTAAGTGAATTACAAAAACAATTGAAATAG